A single genomic interval of Colius striatus isolate bColStr4 chromosome 9, bColStr4.1.hap1, whole genome shotgun sequence harbors:
- the STK10 gene encoding serine/threonine-protein kinase 10 isoform X2 — MDFCWVGEPVIRMAKNKETGALAAAKVIETKSEDELEDYMVEIEILATCDHRHIVKLLGAFYWDGKLWIMIEFCPGGAVDATMLELDRGLTEPQIQVICRQMLEALRYLHSKKIIHRDLKAGNVLLTQDGDIKLADFGVSAKNMKTLQKRDSFIGTPYWMAPEVVMCETMKDTPYDYKADIWSLGITLIEMAQIEPPHHELNPMRVLLKIAKSDPPTLNCPSKWSPEFRDFLKTALDKNPETRPSAAQLLEHPFVSKVTSNRALRELVAEAKAEVMEEIEDSRDEAEEDDSSESASPPGKHKRDPSEASQMSFDGEKPLDSSLPKTVNGSVGTGNETTGGQSNKVSDEGISSDNDKLENNHSAKHPASSATSAAQGKPDIISQPGQLGKEVEEEKQHGPGSKERKSIGEQPESSHLESFMEEKLANGSLDPSAPFPSCRSKRDSDSGSTSASESMDLTISLSADLSLNRESGSISLKDSQLHKKTLKRTRKFVVDGVEVSVTTSKIISEDEKKDEEMRFLRRQELRELRLLQKEEHRNQAQLNSKHQLQLEQMLRRFEQEMATKKKFYDTELENLERQQKQQIEKMEQEHSLRRREEAKRIRLEQERDHVKFLEQLKQMKKEVKNEVEKLPRQQRKGNMKVKMDDFAQKKQTMEQEFLAKQKEDLELAMKNITAQNKREICDKERECLNKKQQLMRDREACIWDLEEHQQQEKHQLVKQQLKDQYFLQRHELLRKHEKEREQMQRYNQRMLEQLKARQQQERARLPKIQRSEGKTRMAMYKKSLHIHSSGSASEQREKIKQFAQQEEKRQKAERLHQQQKHETQLKDMQAQCESNTNELQQLQNEKCHLLVEHETQKLKSLDESHNQHMKEWRDKLRPRKKALEDELNQKKREQEMFFKLSEEADGQTPASPTKHAKFVPFSSSESS, encoded by the exons ATCATGATTGAGTTCTGCCCAGGCGGGGCGGTGGATGCCACCATGCTGG agctggacCGGGGCCTGACCGAACCTCAGATCCAGGTGATCTGCCGCCAGATGTTGGAAGCTCTCCGCTACCTCCACAGCAAAAAGATCATCCACCGTGACCTGAAGGCAGGCAACGTGCTCCTCACTCAGGATGGGGACATCAAGCTTG CTGACTTTGGAGTGTCTGCCAAAAACATGAAAACCTTACAGAAGCGAGACTCCTTCATTGGGACCCCTTACTG GATGGCCCCGGAGGTGGTGATGTGCGAGACCATGAAGGACACTCCATATGACTACAAGGCTGACATCTGGTCCCTGGGAATCACACTGATTGAAATGGCTCAAATTGAGCCCCCTCATCACGAGCTCAACCCCATGAGAGTCCTGCTGAAGATTGCCAAGTCCGACCCCCCCACGCTCAACTGCCCTTCCAAATG GTCTCCAGAGTTCAGAGACTTTCTGAAGACGGCGCTGGACAAGAACCCAGAGACCCGTCCCAGTGCTGCCCAGCTGCTGGAG CATCCCTTTGTCAGCAAGGTGACCAGCAACCGGGCCCTGCGTGAGCTGGTGGCTGAGGCCAAGGCCGAGGTGATGGAGGAGATCGAGGACAGTCGGGATGAAGCAGAAGAAGATGACTCGTCAGAGTCTGCCTCG CCCCCTGGTAAGCACAAGCGGGACCCCTCTGAGGCGAGTCAGATGAGTTTTGATGGGGAGAAGCCTCTGGACTCTTCCTTGCCCAAGACAGTAAATGGGTCTGTAGGGACTGGCAACGAGACCACAGGTGGACAGAGCAATAAAGTCTCAGATGAAGGGATAAGCAGTGACAATGACAAACTGGAGAACAACCACTCCGCAAAACaccctgccagctctgccacctCGGCTGCCCAGGGCAAGCCAGACATCATCTCCCAGCCTGGACAGCTGGGTAAGGaagtggaggaggagaagcagcatggACCAGGCAGCAAGGAGCGGAAAAGCATCGGGGAGCAGCCAGAGAGCAGCCACCTGGAGAGCTTCATGGAGGAGAAGCTTGCCAATGGGAGCTTGGATCCCTCagctcccttccccagctgcaggtcCAAAAGGGATTCAGATTCTGGCAGCACTTCAGCCTCTGAAAGCATGGACCTCACCATCTCCCTGTCTGCTGACCTGTCCCTCAACAGAGAGAGTGGCTCCATCTCTCTGAAG GATTCCCAGCTGCACAAGAAGACGCTGAAGCGCACCCGCAAGTTCGTGGTGGATGGAGTAGAGGTGAGCGTCACCACCTCCAAGATCATCAGTGAGGATGAGAAGAAGGATGAAGAGATGAGATTTCTCAG GCGCCAGGAGCTGCGAGAGCTGCGTCTCCTGCAGAAGGAGGAGCACCGAAACCAGGCCCAGCTCAACAGCAaacaccagctgcagctggagcagatgCTCAGGCGCTTTGAGCAAGAGATGGCG ACAAAGAAGAAGTTCTACGACACTGAACTGGAAAACCTGGAAcggcagcagaagcagcagattgAGAAGATGGAACAAGAGCACTCGCTGCGCCGGCGGGAGGAGGCCAAGCGCATCCGCCTGGAGCAGGAGCGGGACCACGTCAAGTTCCTGGAGCAGCTGAAGCAGATGAAGAAGGAG GTCAAGAACGAGGTCGAGAAGCTGCCGCGGCAGCAGCGCAAAGGGAACATGAAGGTGAAGATGGACGACTTCGCCCAGAAGAAACAAACCATG GAACAGGAGTTTTTGGCCAAGCAGAAGGAGGACCTGGAGTTAGCCATGAAGAATATAACTGCCCAGAACAAGAGAGAGATCTGCGACAAGGAACGCGAGTGCCTcaacaaaaagcagcagctgatgagAG ACCGGGAGGCATGCATCTGGGATCTCGAAGAGCATCAGCAACAGGAGAAACACCAGCTTGTCAAGCAGCAGCTAAAGGACCAGTATTTCCTCCAGAGACATGAGTTGCTGCGGAAGCATGAGAAG GAAAGGGAGCAGATGCAGCGGTACAACCAGCgcatgctggagcagctgaaggctcggcagcagcaggagagagccCGGCTCCCCAAAATCCAGCGCAGCGAAGGCAAGACGCGCATGGCCATGTACAAGAAGAGCCTTCACATCCACTCCAGCGGCAGCGCCTCCGAGCAGCGGGAGAAGATTAAACAG tttgctcagcaggaagagaagaggcagaaggcagagcggctgcaccagcagcagaagcacGAGACGCAGCTGAAGGACATGCAGGCCCAGTGCGAGAGCAACACCAacgagctgcagcagctgcag AATGAGAAATGTCACCTGTTGGTTGAGCACGAAACCCAGAAGCTGAAGTCCCTGGATGAGAGCCACAACCAGCACATGAAGGAGTGGCGAGACAAGCTGAGGCCACGGAAGAAG GCCCTGGAGGATGAGCTGAACCAGAAGAAGCGTGAGCAGGAGATGTTCTTCAAGCTGAGTGAGGAGGCAGATGGACAGACACCCGCATCCCCAACCAAACATGCCAAGTTCGTCCCGTTCAGCTCCTCAGAAAGCTCGTAA